In Lotus japonicus ecotype B-129 chromosome 5, LjGifu_v1.2, one genomic interval encodes:
- the LOC130718909 gene encoding protein ALWAYS EARLY 2-like isoform X1 — protein MAPTKKSRSVNKRLSNSNDLSPEKDGVNSNKYKLRKKKLSDKLGSQWSKEELQRFYEAYRKYGKEWKKVASAVRNRSIEMVEALYNLNRAYLSLPEGTASVVGLIAMMTDHYSVLDGSDSERERNEASESRKPVKRKREKVQLSVSKDPLQAQTISSSDGCLSLLKKRRLDGIQPRAVGKRTPRVPVCYSYRKDDRENYVSPNQRSLKANADASDDEVAHVALALTNAAQRGGSALVSKTPQRRAEQNFSPVQSWERMHQISATARAKFHDVSVDGAFLEGSIERRGAENGEYVRDTSFLTDMKGMNRVDVLQKGGKLYKKKEKVENAVHYQLDDGVESCSGTEEGLSSSSLKEKVDLEVTNEKLEQFPSRSQRKRSKKLFFGDEIPALNALQTLADLSLMMPTSTIESESSSLLKGERMTVDKDGKSVLPEATSKSNKKKKLKLCVAEGVEASTTKKSKLGKDSANDTNAISESKEQVPFADRKWKRKQKSPISKAVEGENKPVIKRKQNVQVFALPKQLKTVKSPENSLCSDQKDLEVSTEEIPLLNEVGLSKQRRLKMSLQRTLRPKEKSSENILKSQRNKHSTQKEKLSNCLSSPMVRRWITFEWFYSAIDYPWFAKREFIEYLNHVGLGNTPRLTRVEWSVIKSSLGKPRRFSEHFLRDERQKLQQYRELVRKHYTELRIGVRDGLPTDLATPLYVGQRVIALHPKTREIHDGSVLTVDHDKCRIQFNRPELGVEFVMDIDCMPLNPSDNMPEALRRQIGVRKSPFMTKESQINGNSRFGGCEKHASPVKEKVAIIDNLCVQAACAQPCKVTQHQAKEADINALSELKSALDKKETLLMELGNANNNLLENQNGVECSKDSEAFKKHYAMVLVELKEASGQVSQATVQLRQRNTYTGNSLPPRMDPQASCNIHNHLSSALDSSLAQELGSTVIEIMKGSRLKAHAMVNAACQALSLTKEGEDAFVRIGQALDSIDYQRLASNSKLPVIRSQDQVNGTYYNRSIYCAPEPLLNDASGPKVHNDSDKVDMDVLSDLITSCVATLIMIQTCTERQYPPADVVQILDSAVTSLRPCCPQNFPIYREIQMCMGRIKTQILALIPT, from the exons ATGGCACCGACAAAGAAATCTAGAAGTGTGAATAAGCGGCTTTCAAATTCAAATGATCTTTCTCCTGAGAAAGATGGAGTTAATTCAAATAAATACAAGCTACGG AAGAAAAAGTTGTCTGATAAATTGGGATCTCAGTGGAGCAAAGAGGAACTACAGCGATTTTATGAAGCATACAGGAAGTATGGGAAAGAGTGGAAGAAG gTGGCATCGGCTGTACGTAATAGATCCATTGAAATGGTGGAAGCTCTTTACAATTTAAATCGG GCATACTTATCTCTGCCAGAAGGGACAGCTTCTGTTGTTGGCCTCATTGCAATGATGACAGATCATTATAGTGTGCTG GATGGGAGTGATAGTGAAAGGGAGAGGAATGAAGCATCGGAATCTCGAAAACCTGTAAAGCGAAAGCGTGAGAAAGTTCAGCTTAGTGTCTCAAAAGATCCTCTCCAGGCTCAGACAATTTCTTCCAGTGATGGTTGTCTCTCTCTATTGAAGAAGAGACGCCTTGATG GTATCCAGCCCCGTGCTGTTGGGAAAAGGACACCCCGTGTCCCAGTCTGCTACTCGTATAGGAAAGATGATAGAGAAAATTATGTTTCACCAAATCAAAGAAGCCTGAAAGCAAATGCTGATGCTAGTGATGATGAAGTTGCACATGTAGCTTTGGCATTAACCAATGCTGCACAAAGAGGGGGCTCTGCCCTAGTTTCTAAAACACCACAAAGGAGAGCAGAGCAAAACTTCTCTCCTGTCCAGAGCTGGGAAAGAATG CACCAAATATCGGCGACAGCTCGGGCTAAGTTTCATGATGTTTCTGTGGATGGAGCGTTTTTGGAAGGAAGTATAGAAAGAAGGGGAGCTGAAAATGGAGAATATGTTAGGGATACTAGTTTCTTGACTGATATGAAAGGTATGAACAGGGTTGATGTTCTTCAGAAAGGGGGGAAATTGtacaaaaagaaagagaaagtggAAAATGCTGTACACTATCAGCTTGATGATGGTGTAGAATCATGTAGTGGCACTGAGGAAGGACTTAGCAGTAGTTCTTTGAAGGAAAAAGTTGATCTTGAGGTTACTAATGAGAAACTTGAGCAATTCCCTTCAAGAAGTCAGAGGaaaagaagcaagaaactcttcTTTGGAG ATGAAATCCCTGCCTTGAATGCTCTGCAAACTTTGGCTGATCTGTCTCTAATGATGCCAACATCTACAATAGAATCTG AATCATCTTCCCTGTTGAAGGGAGAAAGAATGACTGTTGATAAAGATGGCAAGTCTGTTTTACCTGAAGCAACATCAAAAagtaataagaaaaaaaaacttaaactcTGTGTGGCCGAGGGAGTTGAGGCTTCAACCACCAAaaaatctaaactcggaaaggACTCAGCAAATGATACTAATGCTATTTCTGAATCAAAAGAGCAGGTTCCCTTTGCTGatagaaaatggaaaagaaAGCAGAAGTCCCCGATTTCTAAG GCTGTAGAGGGTGAAAACAAACCAGTgattaaaagaaaacaaaatgttCAGGTTTTTGCCCTACCAAAACAATTGAAGACAGTCAAATCACCAGAGAATTCCTTGTGTAGTGATCAGAAAGATTTGGAAGTATCAACTGAAGAAATTCCACTTTTGAATGAAGTTGGTTTAAGTAAACAAAGAAGACTTAAGATGAGTTTACAGAGAACACTCAGGCCTAAAGAGAAGTCTTCTGAGAATATATTGAAAAGTCAACGTAATAAGCACTCCACCCAAAAG GAAAAGCTTTCTAATTGCTTGTCATCTCCTATGGTTCGTAGATGGATTACTTTTGAATGGTTTTATAGCGCAATTGATTATCCATGGTTTGCCAAAAGGGAATTCATTGAGTACTTAAATCATGTTGGATTAGGAAATACCCCAAGGTTAACTCGTGTTGAGTGGAGTGTCATAAAAAG TTCCCTTGGCAAACCTCGCAGGTTTTCTGAACACTTCCTACGTGATGAAAGACAAAAACTTCAACAGTATCGTGAATTAGTGAGGAAACATTATACTGAGCTACGGATTGGTGTTAGAGATGGACTTCCAACAGATTTAGCAACACCACTATATGTTGGACAGCGAGTAATTGCTCTTCACCCAAAAACAAGAGAGATTCATGATGGTAGTGTGCTTACAGTGGACCATGACAAGTGCAGGATTCAGTTTAACCGTCCTGAACTTGGCGTTGAATTTGTCATG GACATTGATTGTATGCCTTTAAATCCATCAGATAATATGCCAGAAGCTCTAAGGAGACAGATTGGTGTGAGAAAATCCCCTTTTATGACTAAAGAATCACAGATTAATGGAAATTCACGTTTTGGGGGTTGTGAAAAGCATGCTTCACCTGTGAAG GAAAAGGTTGCTATCATTGATAACCTCTGTGTACAAGCAGCTTGTGCTCAACCGTGTAAAGTGACGCAGCATCAAGCTAAGGAAGCTGATATAAATGCACTTTCTGAACTAAAGAGTGCTCTAGATAAGAAG GAGACACTGTTAATGGAGCTTGGAAATGCAAATAACAACTTATTAGAAAACCAAAATGGTGTGGAATGCTCTAAAGATTCTGAGGCTTTCAAGAAGCATTATGCCATGGTACTTGTAGAGCTAAAGGAAGCCAGTGGACAG gTTTCCCAAGCTACGGTTCAATTGAGGCAACGCAATACTTACACAGGAAACTCTCTGCCACCAAGGATGGATCCCCAAGCAAGCTGCAATATTCACAATCATCTTTCCAGTGCATTGGATAGTTCTCTAGCACAAGAATTAGGGTCAACTGTCATTGAAATCATGAAAGGATCCAGGCTAAAGGCACATGCAATGGTGAATGCTGCATGTCAG GCATTATCATTGACAAAGGAAGGTGAAGATGCTTTTGTGCGGATTGGGCAGGCATTAGATTCTATTGATTATCAGCGATTAGCCTCCAACTCCAAGCTACCTGTGATCAGGTCACAAGATCAAGTGAATGGCACTTATTATAATCGGTCTATTTATTGTGCACCAGAGCCTTTACTCAATGATGCATCTGGACCAAAAGTGCACAATGATTCTGACAAAGTTGATATGGATGTTCTGTCAGATCTCATCACTTCATGTGTTGCTACATTAATCATGATACAG ACTTGTACTGAGCGCCAATACCCTCCAGCCGATGTGGTTCAGATATTAGATTCTGCTGTTACAAGCCTGCGTCCATGCTGTCCTCAAAACTTTCCAATTTACAGAGAAATTCAAATGTGCATGGGAAGAATTAAGACCCAGATTTTAGCTCTCATCCCTACTTGA
- the LOC130717778 gene encoding probable linoleate 9S-lipoxygenase 5, producing MFQNMVSAFTGGDGNKRRQVKGTVVLMKKNVLDFNDFSASLLDRLHEFLGKRVSLQLISAVNADPAGNGLKGKLGKPAYLEDWITTITPLTVGESAFKVTFDWDDEEIGTPGAFLIRNHHHSEFYLKSLTLEDVPGQGVIRFICNSWVYPADKYEKDRIFFSNKTYLPGETPGPLLKYREEELETLRGDGKGQLQEWDRVYDYAFYNDLGSPDKGPQHARPVLGGSSKYPYPRRGRTGRPPTKSDPNSESRLNLALSLDIYVPRDERFGHLKLADFLAYALKSIVQVLKPELESLSDSTPNEFDSFEDVLKLYEGGIEVPEGLLRDVRDNIPGEMLKEIFRTDGERFLKFPMPQVIAVDKSAWITDEEFTREMLAGINPVIISSLQEFPPASKLDHKVYGDHGSKIAKEDIENNLDGLTVDEAIREKKLFILDHHDTVMPYLRRINSTSTKTYASRTVMFLQNNGTLKPLAIELSLPHPEGDQHGAISKVCVPAEQGVENSIWQLAKAYVAVVDSGYHQLISHWLHTHAVIEPFIIASNRQLSVLHPIHKLLHPHFRDTMNINGLARQILINAGGALESTVCPNKYSMEFSSFHYKDWVFPEQALPEDLVKRGMAVEDSTSPYGLRLLIEDYPYAVDGLEIWFAIKTWVQDFCSFYYKDDDSVKKDSELQSWWKEIKEVGHGDKKDEPWWPKMQSREELIETCTIIIWIASALHAAINFGQYPFGGYPPNRPSISRRFIPEIGTPEYNELVENPEKAFLKTVTSQFQAVLGISLVEILSRHSTDEVYLGQRDTQHWTSDAEALEAFEKFGSKLAGIEERILKRNNDEKLRNRFGPVKMPYTLLYPTSEGGITGMGIPNSVSI from the exons ATGTTTCAGAACATGGTGAGCGCCTTCACCGGCGGAGATGGCAACAAGCGGCGGCAAGTGAAAGGGACGGTGgtgctgatgaagaagaatgtgCTGGACTTCAATGATTTCAGTGCTTCACTTCTTGATCGTCTTCATGAGTTTCTGGGTAAACGTGTTTCTCTTCAGCTCATAAGTGCTGTCAACGCTGACCCTGCAG GGAATGGATTGAAGGGGAAACTTGGGAAACCTGCTTATCTAGAAGACTGGATCACCACAATCACACCTTTGACTGTTGGAGAATCAGCATTCAAGGTCACATTTGATTGGGATGATGAGGAGATAGGAACACCAGGAGCATTTTTAATAAGGAATCATCATCACAGTGAGTTCTACCTCAAAAGTCTCACACTTGAAGATGTGCCAGGTCAAGGTGTCATTCGTTTTATCTGCAACTCTTGGGTATACCCTGCAGATAAATATGAAAAAGATCGCATTTTCTTCTCCAACAAG ACATACCTTCCTGGTGAAACACCAGGGCCACTACTTAAGTACAGAGAAGAAGAATTGGAGACTTTAAGAGGAGATGGAAAAGGCCAGCTTCAAGAGTGGGACAGGGTCTATGACTATGCATTCTACAATGATTTGGGAAGTCCAGATAAGGGTCCACAACATGCTCGTCCTGTTCTTGGAGGGTCTAGCAAATACCCCTACCCTCGCAGGGGAAGAACTGGGAGACCACCTACAAAATCAG ATCCTAATTCTGAGAGCAGGCTGAATCTCGCATTGAGCTTAGACATCTATGTTCCAAGGGATGAAAGATTCGGTCACTTGAAACTGGCAGATTTTCTTGCTTATGCACTAAAATCCATAGTTCAAGTTCTCAAACCTGAGCTGGAGTCTCTATCTGATAGCACCCCCAATGAGTTTGACAGCTTTGAAGATGTACTCAAACTATATGAAGGTGGGATTGAGGTGCCTGAGGGTCTACTTAGGGATGTTAGGGATAACATTCCTGGGGAGATGCTCAAGGAAATTTTCCGAACCGATGGGGAAAGGTTCCTCAAATTTCCCATGCCTCAAGTGATTGCAG TGGATAAATCTGCATGGATAACAGATGAAGAATTTACAAGGGAGATGTTGGCTGGTATAAACCCTGTCATAATAAGTAGCCTCCAG GAGTTCCCACCAGCTAGCAAGCTAGATCATAAAGTCTATGGTGATCATGGCAGTAAAATAGCCAAAGAAGACATCGAAAATAACTTAGATGGGCTCACTGTAGATGAG GCAATTAGAGAGAAGAAGTTGTTCATATTAGATCACCATGATACAGTGATGCCATACTTGAGGAGGATAAACTCCACTTCTACAAAGACATATGCTAGCAGGACAGTTATGTTCTTGCAAAACAATGGGACTTTAAAGCCGCTAGCCATTGAGTTGAGTTTGCCACATCCTGAGGGAGATCAACATGGTGCCATTAGTAAAGTTTGTGTGCCTGCAGAACAAGGTGTTGAAAATTCCATCTGGCAACTAGCCAAAGCTTATGTAGCGGTAGTCGACTCGGGCTATCATCAACTTATCAGCCACTG GTTGCATACTCATGCAGTAATTGAGCCATTCATTATAGCTTCAAATAGGCAGCTCAGTGTGCTTCACCCTATTCATAAGCTATTGCATCCTCACTTTCGTGACACCATGAACATAAATGGACTTGCGCGACAGATCTTAATCAATGCAGGTGGTGCTCTAGAGTCAACAGTCTGTCCAAATAAGTATTCTATGGAGTTTTCTTCATTCCATTATAAGGATTGGGTTTTCCCTGAGCAAGCACTGCCTGAAGATCTTGTTAAGAG AGGAATGGCTGTTGAGGACTCAACTTCGCCATATGGCCTTCGGTTATTAATTGAGGATTATCCCTACGCGGTTGATGGATTGGAGATTTGGTTTGCCATCAAGACATGGGTACAAGACTTTTGTTCCTTTTACTACAAGGATGATGACTCTGTAAAGAAAGACTCAGAACTCCAATCTTGGTGGAAGGAAATAAAGGAAGTAGGACATGGTGACAAGAAAGATGAGCCTTGGTGGCCAAAGATGCAGTCACGCGAAGAGTTGATTGAAACGTGCACTATTATCATATGGATTGCTTCAGCTCTCCATGCTGCAATAAACTTTGGACAGTATCCATTTGGAGGCTACCCGCCAAATCGTCCATCGATAAGCCGGAGATTCATCCCAGAAATAGGAACTCCTGAGTACAATGAACTGGTGGAAAATCCTGAGAAGGCTTTTCTGAAAACAGTTACTTCACAGTTTCAGGCTGTTCTTGGCATTTCACTTGTGGAAATCTTGTCCAGACATTCTACTGATGAGGTCTACCTTGGGCAGAGAGACACCCAACATTGGACATCTGATGCTGAGGCATTGGAAGCCTTTGAAAAGTTTGGAAGTAAACTTGCTGGTATTGAGGAAAGGATCTTGAAAAGGAATAATGATGAGAAACTCAGGAACAGGTTTGGTCCAGTTAAGATGCCATACACATTGCTTTATCCTACAAGTGAAGGTGGAATAACTGGCATGGGGATTCCTAACAGTGTCTCAATTTAA
- the LOC130718909 gene encoding protein ALWAYS EARLY 2-like isoform X2, which produces MAPTKKSRSVNKRLSNSNDLSPEKDGVNSNKYKLRKKKLSDKLGSQWSKEELQRFYEAYRKYGKEWKKVASAVRNRSIEMVEALYNLNRAYLSLPEGTASVVGLIAMMTDHYSVLDGSDSERERNEASESRKPVKRKREKVQLSVSKDPLQAQTISSSDGCLSLLKKRRLDGIQPRAVGKRTPRVPVCYSYRKDDRENYVSPNQRSLKANADASDDEVAHVALALTNAAQRGGSALVSKTPQRRAEQNFSPVQSWERMHQISATARAKFHDVSVDGAFLEGSIERRGAENGEYVRDTSFLTDMKGMNRVDVLQKGGKLYKKKEKVENAVHYQLDDGVESCSGTEEGLSSSSLKEKVDLEVTNEKLEQFPSRSQRKRSKKLFFGDEIPALNALQTLADLSLMMPTSTIESESSSLLKGERMTVDKDGKSVLPEATSKSNKKKKLKLCVAEGVEASTTKKSKLGKDSANDTNAISESKEQVPFADRKWKRKQKSPISKAVEGENKPVIKRKQNVQVFALPKQLKTVKSPENSLCSDQKDLEVSTEEIPLLNEVGLSKQRRLKMSLQRTLRPKEKSSENILKSQRNKHSTQKEKLSNCLSSPMVRRWITFEWFYSAIDYPWFAKREFIEYLNHVGLGNTPRLTRVEWSVIKSSLGKPRRFSEHFLRDERQKLQQYRELVRKHYTELRIGVRDGLPTDLATPLYVGQRVIALHPKTREIHDGSVLTVDHDKCRIQFNRPELGVEFVMDIDCMPLNPSDNMPEALRRQIGVRKSPFMTKESQINGNSRFGGCEKHASPVKEKVAIIDNLCVQAACAQPCKVTQHQAKEADINALSELKSALDKKETLLMELGNANNNLLENQNGVECSKDSEAFKKHYAMVSQATVQLRQRNTYTGNSLPPRMDPQASCNIHNHLSSALDSSLAQELGSTVIEIMKGSRLKAHAMVNAACQALSLTKEGEDAFVRIGQALDSIDYQRLASNSKLPVIRSQDQVNGTYYNRSIYCAPEPLLNDASGPKVHNDSDKVDMDVLSDLITSCVATLIMIQTCTERQYPPADVVQILDSAVTSLRPCCPQNFPIYREIQMCMGRIKTQILALIPT; this is translated from the exons ATGGCACCGACAAAGAAATCTAGAAGTGTGAATAAGCGGCTTTCAAATTCAAATGATCTTTCTCCTGAGAAAGATGGAGTTAATTCAAATAAATACAAGCTACGG AAGAAAAAGTTGTCTGATAAATTGGGATCTCAGTGGAGCAAAGAGGAACTACAGCGATTTTATGAAGCATACAGGAAGTATGGGAAAGAGTGGAAGAAG gTGGCATCGGCTGTACGTAATAGATCCATTGAAATGGTGGAAGCTCTTTACAATTTAAATCGG GCATACTTATCTCTGCCAGAAGGGACAGCTTCTGTTGTTGGCCTCATTGCAATGATGACAGATCATTATAGTGTGCTG GATGGGAGTGATAGTGAAAGGGAGAGGAATGAAGCATCGGAATCTCGAAAACCTGTAAAGCGAAAGCGTGAGAAAGTTCAGCTTAGTGTCTCAAAAGATCCTCTCCAGGCTCAGACAATTTCTTCCAGTGATGGTTGTCTCTCTCTATTGAAGAAGAGACGCCTTGATG GTATCCAGCCCCGTGCTGTTGGGAAAAGGACACCCCGTGTCCCAGTCTGCTACTCGTATAGGAAAGATGATAGAGAAAATTATGTTTCACCAAATCAAAGAAGCCTGAAAGCAAATGCTGATGCTAGTGATGATGAAGTTGCACATGTAGCTTTGGCATTAACCAATGCTGCACAAAGAGGGGGCTCTGCCCTAGTTTCTAAAACACCACAAAGGAGAGCAGAGCAAAACTTCTCTCCTGTCCAGAGCTGGGAAAGAATG CACCAAATATCGGCGACAGCTCGGGCTAAGTTTCATGATGTTTCTGTGGATGGAGCGTTTTTGGAAGGAAGTATAGAAAGAAGGGGAGCTGAAAATGGAGAATATGTTAGGGATACTAGTTTCTTGACTGATATGAAAGGTATGAACAGGGTTGATGTTCTTCAGAAAGGGGGGAAATTGtacaaaaagaaagagaaagtggAAAATGCTGTACACTATCAGCTTGATGATGGTGTAGAATCATGTAGTGGCACTGAGGAAGGACTTAGCAGTAGTTCTTTGAAGGAAAAAGTTGATCTTGAGGTTACTAATGAGAAACTTGAGCAATTCCCTTCAAGAAGTCAGAGGaaaagaagcaagaaactcttcTTTGGAG ATGAAATCCCTGCCTTGAATGCTCTGCAAACTTTGGCTGATCTGTCTCTAATGATGCCAACATCTACAATAGAATCTG AATCATCTTCCCTGTTGAAGGGAGAAAGAATGACTGTTGATAAAGATGGCAAGTCTGTTTTACCTGAAGCAACATCAAAAagtaataagaaaaaaaaacttaaactcTGTGTGGCCGAGGGAGTTGAGGCTTCAACCACCAAaaaatctaaactcggaaaggACTCAGCAAATGATACTAATGCTATTTCTGAATCAAAAGAGCAGGTTCCCTTTGCTGatagaaaatggaaaagaaAGCAGAAGTCCCCGATTTCTAAG GCTGTAGAGGGTGAAAACAAACCAGTgattaaaagaaaacaaaatgttCAGGTTTTTGCCCTACCAAAACAATTGAAGACAGTCAAATCACCAGAGAATTCCTTGTGTAGTGATCAGAAAGATTTGGAAGTATCAACTGAAGAAATTCCACTTTTGAATGAAGTTGGTTTAAGTAAACAAAGAAGACTTAAGATGAGTTTACAGAGAACACTCAGGCCTAAAGAGAAGTCTTCTGAGAATATATTGAAAAGTCAACGTAATAAGCACTCCACCCAAAAG GAAAAGCTTTCTAATTGCTTGTCATCTCCTATGGTTCGTAGATGGATTACTTTTGAATGGTTTTATAGCGCAATTGATTATCCATGGTTTGCCAAAAGGGAATTCATTGAGTACTTAAATCATGTTGGATTAGGAAATACCCCAAGGTTAACTCGTGTTGAGTGGAGTGTCATAAAAAG TTCCCTTGGCAAACCTCGCAGGTTTTCTGAACACTTCCTACGTGATGAAAGACAAAAACTTCAACAGTATCGTGAATTAGTGAGGAAACATTATACTGAGCTACGGATTGGTGTTAGAGATGGACTTCCAACAGATTTAGCAACACCACTATATGTTGGACAGCGAGTAATTGCTCTTCACCCAAAAACAAGAGAGATTCATGATGGTAGTGTGCTTACAGTGGACCATGACAAGTGCAGGATTCAGTTTAACCGTCCTGAACTTGGCGTTGAATTTGTCATG GACATTGATTGTATGCCTTTAAATCCATCAGATAATATGCCAGAAGCTCTAAGGAGACAGATTGGTGTGAGAAAATCCCCTTTTATGACTAAAGAATCACAGATTAATGGAAATTCACGTTTTGGGGGTTGTGAAAAGCATGCTTCACCTGTGAAG GAAAAGGTTGCTATCATTGATAACCTCTGTGTACAAGCAGCTTGTGCTCAACCGTGTAAAGTGACGCAGCATCAAGCTAAGGAAGCTGATATAAATGCACTTTCTGAACTAAAGAGTGCTCTAGATAAGAAG GAGACACTGTTAATGGAGCTTGGAAATGCAAATAACAACTTATTAGAAAACCAAAATGGTGTGGAATGCTCTAAAGATTCTGAGGCTTTCAAGAAGCATTATGCCATG gTTTCCCAAGCTACGGTTCAATTGAGGCAACGCAATACTTACACAGGAAACTCTCTGCCACCAAGGATGGATCCCCAAGCAAGCTGCAATATTCACAATCATCTTTCCAGTGCATTGGATAGTTCTCTAGCACAAGAATTAGGGTCAACTGTCATTGAAATCATGAAAGGATCCAGGCTAAAGGCACATGCAATGGTGAATGCTGCATGTCAG GCATTATCATTGACAAAGGAAGGTGAAGATGCTTTTGTGCGGATTGGGCAGGCATTAGATTCTATTGATTATCAGCGATTAGCCTCCAACTCCAAGCTACCTGTGATCAGGTCACAAGATCAAGTGAATGGCACTTATTATAATCGGTCTATTTATTGTGCACCAGAGCCTTTACTCAATGATGCATCTGGACCAAAAGTGCACAATGATTCTGACAAAGTTGATATGGATGTTCTGTCAGATCTCATCACTTCATGTGTTGCTACATTAATCATGATACAG ACTTGTACTGAGCGCCAATACCCTCCAGCCGATGTGGTTCAGATATTAGATTCTGCTGTTACAAGCCTGCGTCCATGCTGTCCTCAAAACTTTCCAATTTACAGAGAAATTCAAATGTGCATGGGAAGAATTAAGACCCAGATTTTAGCTCTCATCCCTACTTGA